A genomic window from Peromyscus maniculatus bairdii isolate BWxNUB_F1_BW_parent chromosome 1, HU_Pman_BW_mat_3.1, whole genome shotgun sequence includes:
- the Samd4b gene encoding protein Smaug homolog 2 isoform X2, whose amino-acid sequence MMFRDQVGILASWFKGWNECEQTVALLSLLKRVTRTQARFLQLCLEHSLADCNDIHLLESEANSAAIVSQWQQESKEKVVSLLLSHLPLLQPGNTEAKSEYMRLLQKVLAYSIESNAFIEESRQLLSYALIHPATTLEDRNALALWLSHLEERLASGFRTRPEPSYHSRQGSDEWGGPAELAPGEAGPGWQDKPPRENGHVPFHPSSSVPPAINSIGSNANTGLPCQIHPSPLKRSMSLIPTSPQAPGEWPSPEELGARAAFTTPDHAPLSPQSSVASSGSEQTEEQGSSRNTFQEDGSGMKDVPSWLKSLRLHKYAALFSQMSYEEMMTLTEQHLESQNVTKGARHKIALSIQKLRERQSVLKSLEKDVLEGGNLRNALQELQQIIITPIKAYSVLQATPTAKDGGRGEPLLPGAEPPLTHPGTDKGTEVKDPPAAENYPPPPAPAPSDSSEPAPAPVADGDIPSQFTRVMGKVCTQLLVSRPDEENITSYLQLIEKCLTHEAFTETQKKRLLSWKQQVLKLLRTFPRKAALDMQSYRQQKGWAFGSNSLPIAGSVGIGVARRTQRQFPMPPRALPPGRMGLLSPSGIGGVSPRHALTSPSLGGQGRQNLWFANPGGSNSMPSQSRSSVQRTHSLPVHSSPQAILMFPPDCPVPGPDLEINPTLESLCLSMTEHALGDGTDKTSTI is encoded by the exons CCATCGTCAGCCAGTGGCAGCAGGAGTCCAAAGAGAAGGTGGTGTCCCTCTTGCTATCCCACCTGCCCCTGCTCCAGCCAGGCAACACAGAGGCCAAGTCCGAGTACATGAGGCTGCTGCAGAAGGTGCTGGCCTACTCCATCGAGAGCAATGCCTTCATCGAGGAGAGCCGCCAACTCCTCTCCTACGCCCTCATCCACCCAGCCACCACGCTGGAGGACCGCAATGCGCTCGCCCTCTGGCTGAGCCACCTGGAAGAGCGGCTGGCTAGTGGTTTCCGCACCCGGCCAGAGCCCTCCTACCATTCACGCCAGGGCTCAGATGAGTGGGGGGGACCTGCAGAGCTGGCCCCTGGAGAGGCAGGACCAGGCTGGCAGGACAAGCCACCCCGGGAAAATGGACACGTACCCTTTCACCCATCCAGCTCAGTGCCGCCGGCCATCAACAGTATTGGGAGCAATGCAAACACAG GTCTCCCCTGCCAAATCCACCCTAGCCCACTGAAGCGCTCCATGTCACTCATCCCTACAAGCCCCCAGGCCCCTGGTGAGTGGCCGAGTCCAGAGGAGCTTGGGGCCCGGGCTGCTTTCACCACGCCCGACCACGCACCCCTTTCGCCACAGAGCAGTGTGGCCTCCTCTGGCAGTGAGCAGACGGAGGAGCAGGGCTCCAGCCGGAACACTTTCCAAGAGGATGGAAGCGGGATGAAAG ACGTGCCCTCATGGCTCAAGAGCCTCCGCTTGCACAAGTATGCTGCTTTGTTCTCACAGATGAGCTACGAAGAGATGATGACCCTAACAGAGCAGCACCTTGAGTCGCAG AACGTCACCAAAGGTGCCCGGCACAAGATAGCCCTAAGCATCCAGAAGCTTCGTGAGAGACAGAGCGTCCTCAAGTCCCTAGAGAAG GATGTGCTGGAAGGTGGCAATCTGCGGAACGCTCTGCAGGAGCTACAGCAGATCATCATCACTCCTATCAAGGCCTACAGTGTCCTTCAGGCCACCCCTACTGCCAAGGATGGGGGTCGGGGGGAGCCGCTACTGCCAGGTGCTGAGCCTCCCCTCACCCACCCTGGAACAGACAAGGGCACTGAGGTCAAGGACCCTCCAGCTGCAGAGAACTATCCTCCTCCACCAGCTCCAGCTCCCTCTGATAGCAGTGAGCCAGCCCCAGCTCCCGTCGCCGACGGAGACATCCCCAGCCAGTTTACACGGGTGATGGGCAAag TATGCACCCAGCTGCTGGTGTCTCGACCAGACGAGGAGAACATCACCAGTTACCTCCAGCTCATCGAAAAGTGCCTGACTCACGAG GCGttcacagagacacagaagaagcGGCTGCTGTCCTGGAAGCAGCAAGTGCTGAAACTCCTCCGGACATTTCCGCGCAAAGCTGCACTGGACATGCAGAGCTACCGGCAGCAGAAGGG CTGGGCATTCGGCTCCAACTCGCTCCCCATAGCTGGCTCTGTGGGGATAGGTGTGGCCCGGCGGACCCAGCGGCAGTTCCCAATGCCTCCTCGGGCCCTCCCACCTGGCAGGATGGGCCTCCTGAGCCCTTCAGGCATTGGGGGTGTCTCTCCTCGACATGCCCTTACCAGCCCCAGTCTTGGGGGTCAGGGCCGACAG AACCTGTGGTTTGCCAACCCTGGAGGCAGTAACAGCATGCCCAGCCAGAGCCGCAGCTCTGTGCAGCGCACTCACTCGCTCCCAGTCCACTCGTCACCCCAGGCTATTCTCATGTTCCCTCCAG ACTGCCCGGTACCTGGGCCTGACCTGGAGATCAATCCCACCCTGGAGTCTCTGTGTCTGAGCATGACAGAACACGCCTTGGGTG ATGGGACAGACAAAACCTCCACCATCTGA